The following proteins are encoded in a genomic region of Arachis ipaensis cultivar K30076 chromosome B02, Araip1.1, whole genome shotgun sequence:
- the LOC107627748 gene encoding uncharacterized protein LOC107627748, whose amino-acid sequence MAQFAELTSVTQQFDGKVVLMGNFNVISNQLEKEGGGAKSPSSIETFNSFIDDNSLIDIGMVGRPFTWSNRRRGDELIQERLDRFLVGVDWQQLYPNATVLRLSESGLDHAPLLLDSNPRTERSKRRFKFQERWCSDDEIRQIVREVWHEQIDGSAMYILAQKTCLLIIPFYSVRLILKHVQISCIY is encoded by the coding sequence ATGGCTCAATTTGCTGAATTAACTTCAGTCACCCAACAATTCGATGGTAAGGTTGTGTTAATGGGGAATTTTAATGTCATTTCTAATCAATTGGAGAAAGAAGGTGGGGGTGCtaaatctccttcttctattgaaaCCTTTAATAGTTTCATTGATGATAATTCCCTGATTGATATTGGTATGGTCGGAAGACCATTCACTTGGTCAAATAGACGGAGGGGTGATGAGTTGATACAGGAAAGACTGGACCGATTCCTGGTAGGAGTTGATTGGCAGCAACTCTATCCCAATGCAACAGTTCTTAGACTGTCAGAATCAGGCTTGGATCATGCCCCTCTTCTCCTAGACTCTAATCCGAGAACTGAGAGATCTAAACgccgattcaaattccaagaaagatgGTGTTCCGATGATGAAATAAGGCAGATTGTTAGAGAGGTTTGGCATGAACAGATTGATGGTTCAGCCATGTATATCCTAGCTCAAAAAACCTGTTTGCTGATAATTCCATTTTATTCTGTAAGGCTAATCCTAAAGCATGTTCAAATATCctgcatttattga